The following proteins are co-located in the uncultured Tolumonas sp. genome:
- the pal gene encoding peptidoglycan-associated lipoprotein Pal, which yields MKINPLLKTLLIAIPLVTLAACSHKKGSTSGATDGMAGQGVETSGLDSGLSADEQAKQQFESLKQDNVIYFNFDSDAIEGQYAQLLQTHADFLKGHNSVKVLIEGHTDEKGTPEYNIALGERRAKAVAKYMQNLGVDVSQLSVVSYGEEKPADPAHTEEALSHNRRAVLVY from the coding sequence ATGAAAATTAACCCACTGCTGAAAACGCTGCTGATTGCGATTCCACTGGTTACTCTGGCTGCATGTAGCCATAAAAAAGGCTCTACTTCTGGCGCAACCGACGGTATGGCGGGTCAAGGCGTAGAAACTTCCGGTCTGGATTCAGGTCTGTCAGCAGATGAACAAGCTAAACAGCAGTTTGAATCACTGAAACAAGACAACGTGATTTACTTCAACTTCGACTCAGATGCTATCGAAGGCCAGTATGCTCAGTTGCTGCAGACTCATGCTGATTTCCTGAAGGGTCACAATAGCGTTAAAGTATTGATCGAAGGTCATACTGACGAAAAAGGCACGCCAGAGTACAACATCGCATTGGGCGAACGTCGTGCTAAAGCTGTTGCTAAATATATGCAGAACCTGGGTGTAGATGTTTCTCAATTGTCAGTTGTCAGCTACGGTGAAGAAAAACCAGCTGATCCAGCTCACACTGAAGAAGCTCTCAGCCATAACCGTCGTGCGGTACTGGTTTACTAA
- the ybgF gene encoding tol-pal system protein YbgF, giving the protein MGNLHYVKAATLMAAIFSVPLVHADDMEDRVVKLERMVNARGLSQVEMQQQIDALTNDVRSLRGALEESNYKLQQVTDRQKTLYQELDKLQQAAPAPAPAQTPPAAASPPAGAQPAATPAQQQAAPATPTAGDTAAPTKSKPVAAPAAPVSGSESKDYDAAVSLVVKDKNYAKAIPAFDSFITTYPNSVLQPGAHYWLGQLQLNQGDREKAKAHFLTVAQKYKDSPKRPEAIYKLGVIAKADGDTDKANKFFQLVIKQYPNTSAAQLAQKAMGG; this is encoded by the coding sequence ATGGGTAACCTCCATTATGTAAAAGCGGCCACATTGATGGCCGCTATTTTTTCTGTTCCGTTGGTTCATGCCGACGATATGGAAGATCGTGTTGTTAAACTAGAGCGTATGGTGAATGCGCGTGGTTTGTCTCAGGTAGAGATGCAACAGCAAATAGATGCTTTGACTAACGATGTTCGTTCATTGCGCGGAGCATTGGAAGAGTCAAACTATAAGTTACAACAAGTAACGGATCGGCAAAAAACGCTCTATCAAGAGTTGGACAAGCTGCAACAAGCCGCGCCTGCTCCTGCACCAGCTCAAACGCCGCCTGCTGCCGCTTCACCACCTGCTGGCGCTCAGCCTGCTGCAACACCTGCACAACAACAGGCGGCTCCTGCGACACCTACCGCTGGCGATACTGCTGCGCCAACAAAATCTAAACCTGTCGCCGCACCAGCTGCACCGGTCAGTGGTTCAGAAAGTAAAGATTATGATGCAGCAGTTAGTTTGGTCGTTAAAGATAAAAACTATGCGAAGGCAATTCCTGCTTTTGATTCGTTTATTACGACCTATCCAAATTCAGTGTTACAACCCGGTGCGCATTACTGGTTAGGTCAGTTGCAGCTTAATCAGGGCGATCGTGAAAAAGCAAAAGCGCATTTCTTGACCGTAGCACAAAAATATAAAGATTCACCAAAGCGTCCGGAAGCAATTTATAAGCTGGGAGTCATCGCAAAAGCGGATGGTGACACCGATAAAGCGAATAAATTTTTCCAATTGGTTATTAAGCAATACCCTAATACGTCTGCTGCGCAATTAGCTCAGAAGGCCATGGGTGGTTAA
- the nadA gene encoding quinolinate synthase NadA has protein sequence MNSPVNVVEIDYPFPQIPAPLSAERKQELTARIAELLKARNAVLIAHYYTDHDIQALAEATGGFIGDSLEMAKFGKQHAAQTLIVAGVRFMGESAKILSPEKQVLMPTLQAECSLDLSCPIEEFSAFCDAHPEHTVVVYANTSAAVKARADWVVTSSIALEIVEHLDAEGKKILWAPDRHLGAYIEKKTGAEMLRWQGACIVHDEFKAKALARLKAEHPDAAVLVHPESPAAVIEMADAVGSTTQLIKAAQQLPQQKLIVATDRGIFYKMQQACPDKVMIEAPTGGDGATCRSCAHCPWMAMNGLEAIYAALSEQAHAHEIKVDESIRQKALIPLNRMLDFAANLQQKISSNI, from the coding sequence ATGAACAGCCCAGTCAATGTGGTTGAAATTGACTATCCTTTTCCGCAAATTCCAGCGCCGTTATCTGCGGAGCGTAAGCAGGAGTTGACTGCTCGTATCGCTGAATTGCTGAAAGCCAGAAATGCTGTGTTGATTGCGCATTATTATACTGACCATGATATTCAGGCATTGGCTGAAGCGACGGGCGGATTTATTGGCGATTCGCTGGAAATGGCAAAGTTTGGTAAGCAGCATGCAGCACAAACACTCATCGTTGCTGGTGTGCGCTTTATGGGCGAGTCAGCGAAGATCCTAAGCCCGGAAAAGCAAGTGCTGATGCCAACACTGCAGGCCGAATGTTCTCTGGATCTTTCTTGTCCTATCGAAGAGTTTTCTGCATTTTGTGATGCACATCCAGAGCATACGGTGGTGGTTTACGCCAATACCTCAGCGGCTGTGAAGGCTCGCGCCGATTGGGTTGTCACATCCAGTATTGCATTGGAAATTGTTGAGCATCTGGATGCTGAAGGTAAAAAAATTCTGTGGGCGCCGGATCGTCATCTCGGGGCTTATATAGAGAAAAAAACGGGTGCTGAGATGCTACGCTGGCAGGGAGCGTGTATCGTCCATGATGAATTTAAAGCTAAGGCATTGGCACGTTTAAAAGCGGAACATCCTGATGCCGCTGTACTGGTGCACCCTGAGTCACCTGCTGCAGTCATTGAAATGGCTGATGCAGTCGGTTCTACGACCCAATTGATTAAGGCGGCGCAGCAGTTGCCTCAGCAAAAATTGATTGTGGCAACAGACCGTGGCATTTTTTATAAAATGCAGCAAGCGTGCCCTGATAAGGTCATGATTGAAGCGCCAACCGGTGGTGATGGGGCAACTTGCCGAAGCTGTGCACATTGTCCGTGGATGGCTATGAATGGCTTAGAAGCGATTTATGCAGCTTTGTCGGAGCAGGCTCATGCGCATGAAATCAAAGTTGATGAATCTATTCGCCAGAAAGCATTGATCCCATTGAATCGTATGTTGGATTTTGCGGCTAATTTGCAGCAGAAAATAAGCAGCAATATTTAA
- a CDS encoding D-hexose-6-phosphate mutarotase — MLRKFKFTKQQDLTSNTQLATNESGLSYLLIKNQYAEAAISLFGAHVLHYQAKDKQPLLWMSHTSAQDGSKPFRGGVPICWPWFGPAPAALGSGLPAHGFARGLTWQLEGVSETDDGTFVHLSLNDTAETLAMWPHTFRLEFEVRVGATLTMSLTTENSSAKEFCVFEALHTYFNTKGTEFVTVKGLGDHFYDKLTKADGVQEGDFHLTAAVDRIYSKPAKVVTFTTGYDTINLDNGGENSAVVWNPWTAAENMADFDSDRWQTMVCVETCVTGEGQAIPAGEEHTLSTEISYL, encoded by the coding sequence GTGTTAAGAAAATTCAAATTTACTAAACAACAAGATCTCACCAGCAATACACAGTTAGCCACTAATGAATCTGGGCTAAGCTATCTTCTTATTAAAAACCAATATGCGGAAGCAGCCATCTCGTTATTTGGTGCGCACGTATTGCACTATCAAGCAAAAGACAAACAACCATTACTATGGATGAGCCATACCAGCGCTCAAGATGGTTCTAAACCATTTCGTGGTGGTGTGCCTATCTGTTGGCCTTGGTTCGGCCCAGCACCAGCAGCGTTAGGCTCAGGACTTCCTGCCCATGGTTTTGCTCGTGGTCTGACATGGCAATTGGAAGGCGTCAGCGAAACAGACGATGGCACATTTGTGCATCTATCTTTGAACGACACAGCAGAAACACTTGCTATGTGGCCTCATACATTCCGTCTGGAATTTGAGGTTCGTGTGGGTGCTACATTAACCATGTCGTTAACCACCGAAAATTCCAGTGCAAAAGAATTCTGTGTTTTTGAAGCACTGCACACCTACTTCAATACCAAAGGCACTGAGTTTGTCACGGTAAAAGGCTTGGGCGACCACTTCTACGATAAACTGACAAAAGCAGATGGCGTTCAAGAAGGTGATTTTCATCTGACGGCTGCCGTTGATCGTATTTATAGTAAACCAGCCAAAGTAGTAACATTCACGACTGGCTACGACACCATCAATTTAGATAATGGTGGTGAAAATTCTGCGGTGGTTTGGAACCCTTGGACTGCAGCAGAAAACATGGCTGACTTCGATAGCGATCGCTGGCAAACCATGGTTTGTGTCGAAACCTGCGTTACAGGGGAAGGACAAGCAATTCCTGCGGGTGAAGAACACACGCTCAGCACTGAGATCAGTTATCTGTAA
- the gapA gene encoding glyceraldehyde-3-phosphate dehydrogenase has translation MTIKVGINGFGRIGRFVFRASFERSDIEVVGINDLIDVDYMAYMLKFDSTHGRFKGTVEVKDGNLVVNGKTIRVTAERDPANLKWDAIGADVVAEATGLFLTDETARKHITAGAKKVVLTGPSKDATPMFVMGVNDKSYAGQDIVSNASCTTNCLAPLAKVINDKFGIVEGLMTTVHATTATQKTVDGPSAKDWRGGRGAAQNIIPSSTGAAKAVGVVIPELKGKLTGMAFRVPTPDVSVVDLTVRLAKPATYAQICAEIKAASEGEMKGVLGYVDDEVVSTDFVGEKQTSVFDAKAGIALNDNFVKLVSWYDNEIGYSNKVLDLIAHISK, from the coding sequence ATGACTATCAAAGTAGGTATTAACGGTTTTGGCCGTATCGGTCGCTTCGTATTCCGTGCTTCTTTCGAACGTTCAGACATCGAAGTTGTTGGTATCAACGATCTGATCGACGTTGATTACATGGCATACATGCTGAAATTCGACTCAACTCACGGTCGTTTCAAAGGCACCGTAGAAGTTAAAGATGGTAACCTGGTTGTTAACGGCAAAACTATCCGTGTAACTGCAGAACGTGATCCAGCAAACCTGAAATGGGATGCTATCGGTGCTGACGTAGTTGCTGAAGCAACTGGTCTGTTCCTGACTGACGAAACTGCTCGTAAACACATCACTGCTGGCGCTAAGAAAGTTGTTCTGACTGGCCCATCAAAAGATGCTACCCCAATGTTCGTAATGGGCGTTAACGACAAATCTTATGCTGGCCAAGACATCGTTTCTAACGCATCTTGCACCACTAACTGCCTGGCTCCACTGGCTAAAGTTATCAACGACAAATTCGGCATCGTTGAAGGTCTGATGACTACCGTTCACGCAACTACCGCTACTCAGAAAACTGTAGACGGTCCATCTGCTAAAGATTGGCGCGGTGGCCGTGGCGCGGCTCAGAACATCATCCCATCTTCTACCGGTGCTGCTAAAGCAGTTGGCGTAGTAATTCCAGAGCTGAAAGGCAAATTGACTGGTATGGCGTTCCGCGTTCCAACTCCAGACGTTTCTGTAGTTGACCTGACTGTACGTCTGGCTAAACCAGCTACCTACGCTCAAATCTGTGCAGAAATCAAAGCTGCTTCAGAAGGCGAAATGAAAGGTGTTCTGGGTTATGTTGATGATGAAGTTGTTTCTACTGACTTCGTTGGCGAAAAACAGACTTCAGTATTCGACGCTAAAGCTGGTATCGCTCTGAACGACAACTTCGTTAAACTGGTTTCTTGGTACGACAACGAAATCGGTTACTCAAACAAAGTTCTGGATCTGATCGCTCACATCTCCAAATAA